A region from the Leishmania panamensis strain MHOM/PA/94/PSC-1 chromosome 20 sequence genome encodes:
- a CDS encoding centrin, putative (TriTrypDB/GeneDB-style sysID: LpmP.20.2070), whose protein sequence is MNTSNRLSGPLRTTAPTAPGPSAAARRRFQLTEEQRQEIREAFELFDSDKNGLIDVHEMKVSMRALGFDAKREEVLQLMQDCAARDQNNQPLMDLPGFTDIMTEKFAQRDPRQEMVKAFQLFDENNTGKISLRSLRRVARELGENMSDEELQAMIDEFDVDQDGEINLEEFLAIMLEEDDY, encoded by the coding sequence ATGAACACCAGTAATCGCTTATCGGGGCCTTTGCGCACCACTGCGCCGACGGCACCAGGGCCatctgcggcggcgcgccggcGCTTTCAGCTCACCGAAGAGCAGCGCCAGGAGATCCGCGAGGCGTTTGAGCTATTCGACTCGGATAAAAACGGGCTTATCGATGTGCATGAGATGAAGGTGAGCATGCGTGCGCTCGGATTCGATGCAAAgcgggaggaggtgctgcagctcatgCAGGACTGCGCTGCCCGGGACCAGAACAACCAGCCGCTTATGGACTTACCGGGCTTCACAGATATCATGACCGAAAAGTTCGCACAACGCGACCCTCGACAGGAGATGGTGAAGGCGTTTCAGCTCTTCGACGAGAACAACACCGGGAAAATTTCCCttcgctcgctgcgccgtGTGGCTCGAGAGCTGGGCGAAAACATGAGCGATgaagagctgcaggcgatgaTTGACGAGTTCGACGTAGACCAAGATGGCGAGATCAACCTAGAAGAGTTTCTTGCCATTATGCTAGAAGAGGACGACTACTAG
- a CDS encoding hypothetical protein (TriTrypDB/GeneDB-style sysID: LpmP.20.2060), translating into MNILQKIFTPGSSAKKKSLLHGDQEARERQSHTSPKASASTRIKRKSTTENSDGDSCGPLVQSVSLTVISDPVPTSFKTNSSFANQSRQTQGTASPKSVHLAGSLSNASYHLDRHHQYTSTQASSVSRHNQRSFFDRMQNSGSFALGDTTVAGGSSSANGGTVNLWRLPWTQQKVTMCPHCHRPRQRDRNTHVFRASYSVQQTGSENGMGDDMSEANDDMSYGDLEDMGGPTGESVTYCRCGAAVDGDTPPDHDNSIESAEERPQVFVVETQNPRTVLLRGPITNDSVSDSDGDEDHRRSYKLSLVSSLTSASLRRRAPHVQPTQSTNPPQSSSTSVPRSVSHWLHEQEASEAPALSSPKGVR; encoded by the coding sequence ATGAACATTCTACAGAAGATCTTCACGCCGGGCAGTAGTGCAAAGAAGAAATCACTGCTGCACGGTGACCAGGAGGCCAGGGAGCGCCAGTCGCACACCTCTCCCAAGGCCTCCGCTTCCACCCGCATTAAGCGCAAGTCAACCACAGAGAACTCCGATGGTGACAGCTGTGGACCGCTTGTACAGAGTGTGTCGCTGACAGTAATCAGTGATCCAGTGCCCACATCTTTCAAGACCAATTCGAGCTTTGCAAATCAGTCGAGGCAGACCCAAGGTACCGCCTCCCCCAAGTCGGTGCACCTTGCTGGCTCCCTCTCGAACGCGAGCTACCATCTCGACCGTCACCACCAGTACACTTCCACCCAGGCCAGCAGTGTCTCTCGCCACAACCAACGCTCTTTCTTTGATAGGATGCAAAACAGCGGCAGTTTTGCACTCGGTGACACGACGGTGGCCGGCGGGAGCTCTTCGGCGAACGGCGGCACAGTGAACCTGTGGCGGTTGCCTTGGACGCAGCAGAAAGTGACCATGTGCCCCCACTGCCATCGCCCGCGTCAGCGTGACCGCAACACACACGTCTTTCGCGCCAGCTACTCAGTACAGCAGACAGGCAGTGAAAACGGCATGGGTGACGACATGAGCGAGGCGAATGACGACATGTCCTACGGCGACTTGGAGGATATGGGTGGGCCAACGGGTGAGTCCGTCAcgtactgccgctgcggggcCGCAGTGGATGGCGACACGCCACCTGATCACGACAACTCCATCGAATCCGCGGAGGAGCGCCCGCAAGTTTTTGTTGTGGAGACGCAAAATCCACGCACAGTGCTGCTACGTGGCCCCATCACCAATGACTCggtcagcgacagcgacggtgaTGAAGACCACCGGCGGTCGTACAAGCTGTCGTTGGTGTCTTCCCTTACCTCCGCCTCGCTACGGCGTCGCGCGCCGCATGTGCAGCCGACGCAGAGCACTAACCCTCCCCAAAGCAGCTCCACTTCTGTGCCGAGGAGCGTGAGCCACTGGCTTCATGAGCAGGAGGCCTCGGAGGCACCCGCCCTGTCGAGCCCCAAGGGAGTCCGATAG
- a CDS encoding dolichyl-P-Man:GDP-Man1GlcNAc2-PP-dolichyl alpha-1,3-mannosyltransferase, putative (TriTrypDB/GeneDB-style sysID: LpmP.20.2100), giving the protein MQLVLLGFLYAFGAACLVNFFMMRVRIRATEMCTQRQKKLVEAYQELYGSLSSPATEKEGEGDAPGLDASADPLSMEPLRVVFLHPDLGIGGAERLIIDAAVGLQKHQSIRLVEVVIVTNHHDRSRAFKETTDGTVRIVVWGSKLPASIFGRAKVLCATIRMGFAAFAVCWTFPNIDCFVVDQVAAAMPILNFCSGKTPILFYSHFPDQLCDPNRNPDGTFKGAVLGAGPWHKTYRGLFDQVEASSMNFATSIVCNSKFSRQVCIDTFPKLADKINEETDIFYPPVEMKVHGVSESALSESAALRELKEAVRGSVTFVSINRYERKKNIELAVEAFALLLSMDEFKSAEGKKPLMLVVAGGYDPRLEENVQYADELAALATAKLRIPASQVRYLKNISDDEKTVLLTEMRALVYTPSREHFGIVPVEAMAHSKPVVAIANGGPCESVGNVELEDPSQCGGLLSSPEPATFAEKMARFARDSVYAAQVGAQGRARVLERFSMKTFSTQLVKRLVRLRCEADKKLLAESIEFAKKEVASKVSKPSPKVKTA; this is encoded by the coding sequence ATGCAGCTGGTGTTGCTAGGCTTCCTCTACGCCTTTGGGGCAGCGTGTCTCGTGAACTTCTTCATGATGCGCGTGCGCATCCGGGCCACGGAGATGTGCACTCAACGTCAGAAGAAGCTCGTTGAGGCTTACCAAGAGCTTTACGGGTCGTTGAGTAGTCCTGCgacggagaaggaaggcGAGGGGGACGCGCCTGGGCTCGATGCGTCAGCTGACCCGCTGTCCATGGAGCCGCTGCGCGTGGTCTTTCTTCACCCCGACCTCGGTATTGGTGGTGCGGAACGACTGATCATCGATGCTGCCGTTGGACTTCAGAAGCACCAATCCATCCGCCTCGTTGAGGTGGTCATCGTCACGAATCACCACGACCGCAGTCGAGCCTTCAAGGAGACGACAGACGGCACGGTGCGCATTGTGGTGTGGGGTAGCAAGCTGCCTGCTAGTATCTTCGGTCGTGCAAAGGTGCTATGCGCCACAATTCGCATGGGCTTCGCCGCCTTCGCGGTATGCTGGACTTTCCCGAACATAGACTGCTTCGTTGTAGATCAGGTGGCCGCAGCGATGCCGATTCTCAACTTTTGCTCCGGTAAGACACCGATACTCTTCTACAGCCACTTCCCTGATCAGCTCTGTGACCCGAATCGCAATCCCGACGGGACCTTTAAAGGCGCCGTCTTGGGTGCCGGTCCGTGGCACAAGACCTACCGCGGACTCTTCGACCAAGTGGAGGCCTCTTCCATGAACTTTGCAACGAGCATCGTGTGCAACTCAAAGTTTTCGCGCCAGGTGTGCATCGACACGTTCCCAAAGCTGGCCGACAAAATTAATGAGGAGACTGATATCTTTTACCCGCCAGTGGAGATGAAGGTGCACGGGGTGTCAGAGAGTGCTCTCTCAGAGTCCGCAGCTTTGCGCGAGCTTAAGGAGGCCGTGAGGGGCTCCGTTACTTTTGTCTCCATCAACCGCTACGAGCGCAAGAAAAATATTGAACTCGCCGTTGAGGCCTTCGCGCTCCTGCTGTCGATGGACGAGTTCAAGAGCGCAGAGGGCAAGAAGCCGCTGATGCTGGTCGTCGCCGGCGGCTACGATCCTCGGTTGGAGGAGAACGTGCAGTACGCCGACGAGCTCGCCGCCCTGGCGACAGCGAAGCTGCGAATTCCAGCATCTCAGGTGCGCTACCTTAAGAATATTAGCGACGATGAGAAGACCGTACTACTGACTGAGATGCGAGCACTCGTGTACACGCCCTCTCGTGAGCACTTTGGCATTGTGccggtggaggcgatggcgcacTCGAAGCCAGTTGTCGCCATCGCCAATGGTGGCCCGTGCGAAAGCGTCGGCAACgtggagctggaggaccCATCGCAGTGCGGTGGACTTCTGTCTTCACCAGAGCCAGCGACGTTTGCGGAGAAGATGGCACGCTTTGCGCGTGACTCAGTCTACGCAGCTCAGGTCGGTGCACAAGGTCGCGCCCGCGTCCTGGAGAGGTTCAGCATGAAGACCTTCAGCACACAGCTAGTGAAACGCCTTGTGCGCCTGCGGTGTGAGGCGGACAAGAAATTGTTGGCTGAGAGCATCGAGTTTGCCAAGAAGGAGGTCGCCTCCAAGGTCAGCAAACCTTCGCCAAAGGTGAAGACTGCCTAA
- a CDS encoding hypothetical protein (TriTrypDB/GeneDB-style sysID: LpmP.20.2080) yields the protein MLRQGGRRLAMEGERQFFFPGSSPMQSTGGLPFYGNLYAGRVDSQNYVPPRQGGSGLLEVDKSLWDNPATRQKLQSCPYFALSDQVMFHNMDPVYLDPGLLSPEEHQLLLLFSRAYYEKWSVIHRRPPNALPRLRITYGSSKLLDEILFLLDVHPDVCKVLKKEYAVDDSSLIGMNPDLWSSAYLDPANMDHLSGRVLEFAGVPEPQRKKFFLLLNQMRRIKVHRRDLSHGEERVDVVPFSHGVTLYDFCTFLSIAPYSGQLKVYDYVDLQGTARAETLKDEDSYFDYLVALFYRADVRSATLTDMADASDHTCRYTVTVEPFTADDRRVGRWF from the coding sequence ATGCTTCGGCAGGGGGGACGGCGGCTCGCCATGGAAGGCGAGCGTCAGTTCTTCTTCCCTGGCAGCTCACCGATGCAGTCGACAGGCGGATTGCCCTTCTACGGTAACCTTTACGCTGGTCGCGTCGACTCGCAAAACTATGTACCACCTCGTCAGGGCGGCTCTGGGCTGCTGGAGGTTGACAAGTCCCTCTGGGACAACCCGGCGACGCGGCAGAAGCTGCAATCCTGCCCCTACTTTGCACTTAGTGATCAGGTCATGTTTCACAACATGGACCCCGTCTACCTTGATCCaggcctcctctcccccgaggagcaccagctgctgctgctctttaGCCGGGCCTACTACGAGAAGTGGTCTGTCATCCATCGCCGCCCCCCGAACGCACTGCCGAGGCTGCGCATCACATACGGCTCTTCAAAGCTGCTAGACGAGATTCTTTTCTTACTGGACGTGCACCCAGATGTGTGCAAGGTGCTGAAGAAGGAGTACGCCGTCGACGACTCCTCGCTTATCGGGATGAATCCAGATCTGTGGAGCTCCGCGTACCTTGACCCTGCAAACATGGATCACCTCTCCGGTCGAGTGCTCGAGTTCGCCGGCGTGCCAGAACCACAGCGGAAGAAGTTCTTTCTCCTGCTGAATCAGATGCGCCGCATCAAAGTGCACCGGCGTGACCTCTCCCACGGCGAGGAGAGGGTCGATGTTGTGCCGTTTAGCCACGGCGTCACGCTCTACGATTTCTGCACCTTTCTCAGCATCGCGCCCTACTCGGGTCAGCTGAAAGTGTACGACTATGTCGACCTGCAGGGAACTGCACGTGCCGAGACGCTCAAGGACGAGGACTCTTACTTTGACTACCTTGTTGCCCTCTTCTACCGCGCCGATGTTCGCTCCGCCACCCTGACAGACATGGCCGATGCGAGCGACCACACCTGCCGCTACACTGTCACCGTGGAGCCCTTTACGGCGGATGACCGCAGGGTAGGGCGCTGGTTCTGA
- a CDS encoding aminotransferase, putative (TriTrypDB/GeneDB-style sysID: LpmP.20.2090) — protein sequence MEHIPLVVRRMVAVEQSCGFVHFFPSFCDVSAAPLVIKTEAFSSTVASDAADDAAPAYQFVYDVMRSRNGHILFKQSYAERFMHSLTLAVPTHAFSAELQSLIQSRLQAYIEAPGVYLDGATEKNVKLLSWVPTAAASTNQAETLPIPVIVMLAKSSYPAESLYHEGAKLGLLFNAHRINPNAKVAQMGLRDRANAYLAENHVYEVLLVHDAADAYLVPEGSRSNYLLQKSNGTWWCSAEEDILVGITLKTAYRVLQACGLGSVQHAKLTLKDILESKSLYILGTSPTIMPVQSVLLYKDAETRGYYEEAVRALGATAGRVKQVSDDKAEILIPMNEELATTLRAQYFAEAASS from the coding sequence ATGGAGCACATTCCCCTCGTCGTGCGCCGCATGGTGGCAGTTGAGCAGAGTTGTGGCTTTGTCcactttttcccctccttctgcGATGTGTCCGCAGCGCCGTTGGTCATAAAGACGGAGGCCTTCAGCAGTACTGTCgccagcgatgcagcggacGACGCTGCACCGGCGTATCAGTTTGTCTACGACGTCATGCGTTCACGAAACGGCCATATCCTCTTTAAACAATCTTATGCTGAGCGCTTCATGCATAGCCTCACCCTTGCCGTTCCCACGCACGCTTTctcggcggagctgcagtcTCTTATTCAGTCGCGTCTGCAAGCGTACATCGAGGCGCCTGGCGTTTACCTGGACGGCGCCACGGAGAAAAATGTGAAGTTGCTGTCGTGGGTTCcgaccgccgctgcgtctaCCAACCAAGCAGAGACACTCCCGATTCCCGTCATTGTCATGCTTGCCAAGTCGTCCTACCCGGCAGAGTCGCTGTACCACGAAGGTGCCAAGCTCGGTTTACTCTTTAACGCGCACCGCATTAATCCCAATGCGAAGGTGGCCCAGATGGGCCTTCGCGATCGCGCTAACGCCTATTTGGCGGAGAATCACGTCTATgaggtgctgctcgtgcacgACGCCGCCGATGCTTATCTCGTGCCAGAGGGTTCGCGGTCGAACTACCTTTTGCAGAAGTCGAATGGAacgtggtggtgcagtgcCGAGGAGGACATCCTCGTCGGGATCACGCTCAAGACAGCGTACCGGGTCCTCCAAGCTTGTGGCCTTGGCAGCGTGCAACACGCCAAACTCACCCTCAAGGACATTCTCGAAAGCAAGTCGCTCTATATTCTGGGCACAAGTCCGACAATCATGCCAGTTcagtcggtgctgctgtacaAGGATGCAGAGACCCGTGGGTATTACGAGGAGGCAGTTCGGGCGCTCGGTGCGACCGCGGGAAGAGTGAAGCAGGTGTCAGACGACAAGGCAGAGATTCTGATTCCCATGAATGAGGAGCTCGCAACCACCCTGCGGGCTCAATACTTTGCAGAGGCAGCATCCTCATAG